The proteins below are encoded in one region of Apium graveolens cultivar Ventura chromosome 4, ASM990537v1, whole genome shotgun sequence:
- the LOC141719240 gene encoding uncharacterized protein LOC141719240, which produces MGCVKIVSYGFWQNGTEFGDVKPHTGIRQGDPISPYLYILCAEGLSSILRRHEEAGLIHGCVVTRGAPSISSAMLMTVTVLQSYEIRGNNDEELFLRRYERISVLNRQLVCEALEVGEVTAPGKYLGFPMIMGINRSNAFKPLIGRVEQRLQGWANKSLSKGGKVVLLKTSAQSIPNF; this is translated from the exons ATGGGATGTGTAAAAATAGTCTCGTATGGCTTCTGGCAGAATGGTACAGAGTTTGGGGATGTAAAACCACACACGGGAATCAGACAGGGAGACCCCATTTCTCCATATCTATATATTCTGTGTGCGGAGGGCTTGAGCTCGATCCTTAGAAGACATGAAGAAGCTGGACTCATTCACGGCTGTGTAGTCACTCGGGGTGCACCATCTATATCATCTGCTATGCTGATGACTGTTACTGTTCTTCAAAGCTACGAAATCAGAGGCAACAACGATGAAGAATTGTTTTTAAGGCGATACGAAAGAATATCAG TACTAAATAGACAATTGGTTTGTGAGGCGCTTGAAGTGGGTGAAGTAACTGCACCGGGTAAGTACCTTGGGTTTCCAATGATAATGGGAATAAACAGGAGTAATGCTTTTAAGCCACTAATTGGTCGGGTTGAGCAGAGGCTACAAGGGTGGGCAAATAAATCATTGTCAAAGGGAGGGAAAGTTGTTTTACTGAAAACTTCAGCACAATCAATCCCGAATTTTTGA